The proteins below are encoded in one region of Aggregicoccus sp. 17bor-14:
- a CDS encoding DUF47 domain-containing protein — protein sequence MLEKLMPKSDEFFDDFDAQCAVTVEGARLLHALLQDFTGLAERVKAIKEVEHKGDSVTHVAYNRLHKQFITPFDRAEIHRLLGRIDDVLDLTDAVAARLNYYELPAPREDAIELARLLIIACEKVQAAVRELRHIKKPDQILAGCREIKKVESQADEVLRAGMARLFQSGLDALTVIKWKEVYDLLETATDRCQDVANIIEGVVLEHS from the coding sequence ATGCTCGAGAAGCTGATGCCCAAGTCGGACGAGTTCTTCGACGACTTCGATGCCCAGTGCGCGGTCACGGTGGAGGGGGCGCGGCTGCTGCACGCGCTGCTGCAGGACTTCACGGGTCTCGCCGAGCGGGTGAAGGCGATCAAGGAGGTGGAGCACAAGGGGGACTCGGTCACCCACGTGGCCTACAACCGCCTCCACAAGCAGTTCATCACCCCCTTCGACCGCGCCGAGATCCACCGCCTCCTCGGCCGCATCGACGACGTGCTGGACCTCACGGACGCGGTCGCCGCGCGGCTCAACTACTACGAGCTGCCCGCGCCCCGGGAGGACGCGATCGAGCTCGCCCGCCTGCTCATCATCGCCTGCGAGAAGGTGCAGGCCGCGGTGCGCGAGCTGCGCCACATCAAGAAGCCGGACCAGATCCTCGCCGGCTGCCGCGAGATCAAGAAGGTGGAGAGCCAGGCGGACGAGGTGCTGCGCGCCGGCATGGCCCGCCTCTTCCAGAGCGGCCTGGACGCGCTCACGGTCATCAAGTGGAAGGAGGTCTACGACCTGCTCGAGACCGCCACGGACCGCTGCCAGGACGTGGCGAACATCATCGAGGGCGTGGTCCTGGAGCACAGCTGA
- the pssA gene encoding CDP-diacylglycerol--serine O-phosphatidyltransferase: protein MSSSEPEAKRPRRHFSMIRTFALADFVTLGNAFAGTAAIFALMQYLVSGHMGPLWTAFALLPVAFVLDALDGRIARWRYKSSPLGADLDSLADVISFGVAPAALAFAVGLRGELDVAALLYFVGCGVSRLARFNITAEQLSAGTGKVKYFEGTPIPTSLALVAVLAVCAWKGRLGDALPGGVWSLGSLELHPLTLLYVASGSAMISKTLRIPKP, encoded by the coding sequence ATGTCGTCGAGCGAGCCCGAAGCCAAGCGGCCCCGTCGTCACTTCTCGATGATCCGCACCTTCGCGCTCGCGGACTTCGTCACGCTGGGCAACGCCTTCGCCGGCACCGCGGCCATCTTCGCCCTGATGCAGTACCTCGTCAGCGGGCACATGGGGCCGCTGTGGACCGCCTTCGCGCTCTTGCCCGTGGCCTTCGTGCTGGACGCCCTGGACGGGCGCATCGCGCGCTGGCGCTACAAGAGCAGCCCCCTGGGCGCGGACCTGGACAGCCTCGCGGACGTCATCTCCTTCGGCGTCGCCCCCGCGGCGCTCGCCTTCGCCGTGGGCCTGCGCGGCGAGCTGGACGTGGCCGCGCTGCTCTACTTCGTCGGCTGCGGCGTGAGCCGCCTCGCGCGCTTCAACATCACCGCCGAGCAGCTGAGCGCCGGCACCGGCAAGGTGAAGTACTTCGAGGGCACCCCCATCCCCACCAGCCTCGCGCTGGTGGCGGTGCTCGCGGTGTGCGCCTGGAAGGGGCGGCTCGGGGACGCGCTGCCCGGCGGCGTGTGGAGCCTCGGCTCGCTCGAGCTGCACCCGCTCACGCTGCTCTACGTGGCGAGCGGCAGCGCCATGATCAGCAAGACGCTGCGCATCCCCAAGCCCTGA
- the mscL gene encoding large conductance mechanosensitive channel protein MscL → MKMVKEFREFAVKGNALQLAVAVVIGNAFTRIVTAVVDDLLMPLLNAVLPGGEWRAWTVSPLKLQLGHLLGAIVDFLLIALVLFLLVKKVLERFARAEPAPVAVPSTRACPECLEPVPLAARRCRACTSPLPTV, encoded by the coding sequence ATGAAGATGGTGAAGGAGTTCCGCGAGTTCGCGGTGAAGGGCAACGCGCTGCAGCTCGCAGTGGCGGTGGTCATCGGCAACGCCTTCACGCGCATCGTGACGGCAGTGGTGGACGACCTGCTCATGCCGCTGCTCAACGCCGTGCTGCCTGGCGGCGAGTGGCGCGCGTGGACGGTGTCCCCGCTCAAGCTGCAGCTCGGGCACCTGCTCGGCGCCATCGTGGACTTCCTGCTCATCGCGCTGGTGCTCTTCCTGCTGGTGAAGAAGGTGCTCGAGCGCTTCGCGCGCGCGGAGCCCGCGCCTGTGGCCGTCCCCTCCACGCGCGCCTGTCCCGAGTGCCTCGAGCCGGTGCCGCTCGCCGCCCGCCGCTGCCGCGCCTGCACCAGCCCCCTGCCTACGGTATGA
- a CDS encoding ABC transporter substrate-binding protein yields MNTKGYLFAFGLGGGLVAGLLLGGLVHALNGQPLTGSGWATMLLATPVLFLSAGYFFWYRWSSRRSRSRARVLARLAQGDLATTARGDFEGQAEVRRLILSLRRALGQVQRVTGNVHRTCNAVGEQARQLLEAARRQGGAVDRTLSSVGHMGNSLQAAGKRVGQLETFAQDTTTALAEMTERIEQVASALGTLDGFAHRTSDLVQLMSERVGHIAASGDALARFASEAEDYVAAVEGGIESVRRRATETNELAVAVTETAERGEALVGDAVQGMYRVEETVRRAAELVDSLGTRSTEIGRIVDVIQEIADQTNLLALNAAIIAAQAGEHGRAFGVVADEIRGLAERTARSTREIGSMVTGVREAVDTAVALVSDGREMATVGVQLGDRAAGALKEIRTITRRTFAAVEATVAETQRLDEQGSGVSEASRRVARQVSDVTRSAVEQAGHARELVRQTQEMARLAQSASQKAEGQARTGRDLSDSVLRLTAAIDEIRGAHGVLTQGDASIGEEVAQVREDARRVLVVGDGLSRTVEQLGHEAESLEEEVFRFQLPTARVGGTLRAGIHQAAELDAVHGLDPLFTVANQLVEVAACLYGTLLRLEDGILAPDLAERWEADPTARRYRFHLRRGVSFTDGSPLTARDVKRHFERLLDPAVHSPDAWILKEVEGAAAFSSGQAREVSGLEVLDESTLEVRLETPKAFFLHLVTLPAMAVAKLDGRGQLLGTGPFRLVRLGADGIELERNPTYYEPGLPLVDRVQMQLLPTRAAAIDALRAGRLDVVTYLYAEHVEAPGLEGHQVVASTAPSTWFLAFNLKDPSFQDPRVRQALRAGLDLQAAVERFHSGARTARTLTPPQLLGETGLAASPRPDVAQSERLLREAGVRTLKLTLHYPAGRDTRAEDAVLFAPLVEARLVELDHVELPAEEYRQRERSGRLGLWRAGWIADYLDADSFLYFLLHSSAQTVYPLGYRNAELDALLSEARVSVDPELRYQLYRRAEKLLHQDCPVVPLYHERLYALATAATQGLRLHQTPPQVRFESLWLDPEVD; encoded by the coding sequence ATGAACACCAAAGGCTACCTCTTCGCCTTCGGCCTCGGCGGAGGGCTCGTCGCGGGCCTGCTGCTCGGCGGTCTGGTCCACGCGCTCAACGGCCAGCCCCTCACCGGCAGCGGCTGGGCCACGATGCTGCTCGCCACGCCCGTGCTCTTCCTGAGCGCGGGCTACTTCTTCTGGTACCGATGGAGCAGCCGGCGCTCGCGCAGCCGCGCGCGGGTGCTGGCGCGGCTCGCGCAGGGAGACCTGGCGACGACGGCGCGCGGCGACTTCGAGGGCCAGGCGGAGGTGCGCCGGCTCATCCTCAGCCTGCGGCGCGCTCTGGGGCAGGTGCAGCGGGTGACGGGCAACGTGCACCGCACCTGCAACGCGGTGGGCGAGCAGGCGCGCCAGCTGCTGGAGGCGGCGCGGCGGCAGGGCGGCGCGGTGGACCGCACGCTCTCGAGCGTGGGCCACATGGGCAACAGCCTGCAGGCGGCGGGCAAGCGCGTGGGGCAGCTGGAGACCTTCGCGCAGGACACGACGACGGCGCTCGCGGAGATGACCGAGCGCATCGAGCAGGTGGCGAGCGCGCTGGGCACGCTGGACGGCTTCGCGCACCGCACGAGCGACCTGGTGCAGCTGATGTCCGAGCGCGTGGGGCACATCGCGGCCTCGGGCGATGCGCTGGCGCGCTTCGCCTCGGAGGCCGAGGACTACGTGGCCGCGGTGGAGGGCGGCATCGAGAGCGTGCGCCGCCGCGCGACCGAGACGAACGAGCTGGCGGTCGCCGTGACCGAGACGGCCGAGCGCGGCGAGGCGCTGGTGGGCGACGCGGTGCAGGGCATGTACCGCGTGGAGGAGACGGTGCGCCGCGCGGCGGAGCTGGTGGACTCGCTGGGCACGCGCTCCACGGAGATCGGCCGCATCGTGGACGTCATCCAGGAGATTGCGGACCAGACGAACCTGCTCGCGCTCAACGCCGCCATCATCGCGGCGCAGGCGGGCGAGCACGGGCGGGCCTTCGGCGTGGTGGCGGACGAGATCCGCGGCCTGGCCGAGAGGACGGCGCGCTCCACGCGCGAGATCGGCAGCATGGTCACCGGCGTGCGCGAGGCGGTGGACACGGCCGTGGCGCTGGTGAGCGACGGGCGCGAGATGGCCACGGTGGGCGTGCAGCTGGGAGACCGCGCGGCCGGTGCGCTGAAGGAGATCCGCACCATCACCCGGCGCACCTTCGCCGCGGTGGAGGCGACGGTGGCGGAGACGCAGCGGCTGGACGAGCAGGGCTCGGGGGTGTCCGAGGCGAGCCGGCGCGTGGCGCGCCAGGTCTCGGACGTGACGCGCTCGGCGGTGGAGCAGGCGGGGCACGCGCGCGAGCTGGTGCGCCAGACGCAGGAGATGGCGCGGCTCGCGCAGAGCGCGAGCCAGAAGGCGGAGGGCCAGGCGCGCACGGGCCGCGACCTCTCGGACTCGGTGCTGCGGCTCACCGCCGCCATCGATGAGATCCGCGGCGCGCACGGCGTGCTCACCCAGGGCGACGCGAGCATCGGCGAGGAGGTGGCGCAGGTGCGCGAGGACGCGCGCCGGGTGCTGGTGGTGGGCGACGGGCTGAGCCGCACGGTGGAGCAGCTGGGGCACGAGGCGGAGAGCCTGGAGGAGGAGGTGTTCCGCTTCCAGCTGCCCACGGCGCGGGTGGGCGGCACGCTGCGCGCGGGCATCCACCAGGCGGCGGAGCTGGACGCGGTGCACGGGCTGGACCCGCTCTTCACGGTGGCCAACCAGCTGGTGGAGGTGGCCGCGTGCCTCTACGGCACGCTCCTGCGGCTGGAGGACGGCATCCTCGCGCCGGACCTGGCCGAGCGCTGGGAGGCGGACCCCACGGCGCGCCGCTACCGCTTCCACCTGCGGCGCGGGGTGAGCTTCACCGACGGCAGTCCCCTCACCGCGCGCGACGTGAAGCGCCACTTCGAGCGCCTGCTGGACCCGGCCGTGCACAGCCCGGACGCGTGGATCCTCAAGGAGGTGGAGGGCGCGGCGGCCTTCAGCTCAGGGCAAGCGCGCGAGGTGAGCGGCCTCGAGGTGCTGGACGAGAGCACGCTCGAGGTGCGCCTCGAGACCCCCAAGGCCTTCTTCCTGCACCTGGTGACGCTGCCGGCCATGGCGGTGGCGAAGCTGGACGGCCGCGGCCAGCTGCTGGGCACCGGCCCCTTCCGGCTCGTGCGCCTGGGGGCGGACGGCATCGAGCTGGAGCGCAACCCGACGTACTACGAGCCGGGCCTGCCGCTGGTGGACAGGGTGCAGATGCAGCTGCTGCCCACGCGCGCCGCGGCGATCGACGCGCTGCGCGCCGGCCGCCTGGACGTGGTGACGTACCTGTACGCGGAGCACGTGGAGGCGCCCGGGCTCGAGGGCCACCAGGTGGTGGCGAGCACCGCGCCCTCCACCTGGTTCCTCGCCTTCAACCTGAAGGACCCGAGCTTCCAGGACCCGCGCGTGCGCCAGGCGCTGCGCGCGGGGCTGGACCTGCAGGCAGCGGTGGAGCGCTTCCACTCCGGCGCGCGCACCGCGCGCACGCTCACCCCGCCCCAGCTGCTGGGTGAGACGGGGCTCGCGGCATCGCCGCGCCCGGACGTGGCGCAGAGCGAGCGGCTGCTGCGCGAGGCGGGCGTGCGCACGCTCAAGCTGACCCTGCACTACCCCGCGGGGCGCGACACGCGGGCCGAGGACGCGGTGCTGTTCGCGCCGCTGGTGGAGGCGCGGCTCGTGGAGCTGGACCACGTGGAGCTGCCCGCGGAGGAGTACCGCCAGCGCGAGCGCAGCGGGCGGCTCGGGCTGTGGCGCGCCGGGTGGATCGCCGACTACCTGGACGCGGACTCCTTCCTCTACTTCCTGCTGCACTCGAGCGCGCAGACCGTGTACCCGCTCGGCTACCGCAACGCGGAGCTGGACGCGCTGCTGAGCGAGGCGCGCGTGTCCGTGGACCCGGAGCTGCGCTACCAGCTGTACCGGCGCGCCGAGAAGCTCCTGCACCAGGACTGCCCCGTGGTGCCGCTGTACCACGAGCGCCTCTACGCGCTCGCCACCGCGGCCACCCAGGGCCTGCGCCTGCACCAGACGCCGCCGCAGGTGCGCTTCGAGAGCCTGTGGCTGGACCCCGAGGTGGACTAG
- a CDS encoding pyridoxal-dependent decarboxylase, protein MSDAPSPPPHLTPEEFRALGHRMVDFVADYWRRLESFPVRAQVAPGETAAKLPLHAPQQGLGGPEGWEAVFRDLEQVVLPGLTHWQSPSFFAYFPANASGPAVLGELLAAGLGVQGMLWSTSPAATELETRVLDWLAELLGLPASFRSTAPTGGGVIQGTASEAALVAMVAARRRVAVRGGGMKGPLVAYASTQAHSSILKAALLCGVAQDAQDPVHVRQVATDAGHALDPEALEREIRSDQAAGRVPFFVCATLGTTSSGAFDPLLQVAQVLERTGVAARGAWLHVDAAWAGAALVCPEQRGWLSGVERADSFAFNPHKWLLTNFDCDAFFTRDRQALLDALSVTPEYLRNAASASGQVIDYRDWQVPLGRRFRALKLWFVLRHYGVEGLQAHICEHLRLGELFESLVRADARFELAAPRALSLVCFRLAPRDGESAAECDARNRHLLEQLNAGGRAFLTHTVLPGTPPRYVLRMAIGATTTQERHVRAAWDELQRLA, encoded by the coding sequence ATGTCCGACGCCCCGTCCCCGCCCCCGCACCTGACCCCCGAGGAGTTCCGCGCGCTCGGCCACCGGATGGTGGACTTCGTCGCAGACTACTGGCGCCGCCTCGAGTCCTTCCCGGTGCGCGCCCAGGTGGCCCCCGGCGAGACGGCCGCGAAGCTCCCGCTGCACGCGCCGCAGCAGGGCCTCGGCGGCCCCGAGGGCTGGGAGGCCGTGTTCAGGGACCTCGAGCAGGTGGTGCTGCCGGGGCTCACCCACTGGCAGAGCCCCTCCTTCTTCGCCTACTTCCCGGCGAACGCCTCGGGGCCCGCGGTGCTCGGCGAGCTGCTCGCGGCGGGGCTCGGGGTGCAGGGCATGCTCTGGAGCACCAGCCCCGCGGCCACCGAGCTGGAGACGCGCGTGCTGGACTGGCTCGCCGAGCTGCTCGGCCTGCCCGCCTCCTTCCGCTCCACCGCCCCCACGGGCGGCGGCGTCATCCAGGGCACCGCGAGCGAAGCGGCGCTCGTGGCGATGGTGGCCGCGCGCCGCCGCGTCGCCGTGCGCGGGGGCGGCATGAAGGGCCCCCTCGTGGCGTACGCGAGCACCCAGGCGCACTCCTCCATCCTCAAGGCGGCGCTCCTGTGCGGCGTGGCGCAGGACGCACAGGACCCGGTGCACGTGCGCCAGGTGGCCACGGACGCAGGGCACGCGCTGGACCCCGAGGCGCTCGAGCGGGAGATCCGCAGCGACCAGGCGGCAGGCCGCGTGCCCTTCTTCGTCTGCGCCACGCTGGGCACCACGTCGTCGGGCGCCTTCGACCCGCTGCTGCAGGTGGCGCAGGTGCTCGAGCGCACGGGGGTGGCGGCGCGCGGCGCCTGGCTGCACGTGGACGCGGCCTGGGCGGGCGCCGCGCTGGTGTGCCCCGAGCAGCGCGGCTGGCTCAGCGGCGTGGAGCGCGCGGACTCCTTCGCCTTCAACCCGCACAAGTGGCTGCTCACGAACTTCGACTGTGACGCCTTCTTCACCCGCGACCGCCAGGCGCTGCTGGACGCGCTGAGCGTGACGCCCGAGTACCTGCGCAACGCTGCGAGCGCGAGCGGCCAGGTCATCGACTACCGGGACTGGCAGGTGCCGCTGGGGCGGCGCTTCCGCGCGCTGAAGCTCTGGTTCGTGCTGCGCCACTACGGGGTGGAAGGCCTGCAGGCCCACATCTGCGAGCACCTGCGCCTGGGCGAGCTCTTCGAGTCGCTGGTGCGCGCGGACGCCCGTTTCGAGCTCGCCGCGCCGCGCGCGCTCTCGCTCGTCTGCTTCCGGCTCGCCCCGCGAGACGGTGAGTCCGCTGCGGAGTGCGACGCGCGCAACCGCCACCTGCTCGAGCAGCTCAACGCCGGCGGCCGCGCCTTCCTCACCCACACGGTGCTGCCGGGCACGCCGCCGCGCTACGTGCTGCGCATGGCCATCGGCGCCACCACCACCCAGGAGCGCCACGTGCGCGCAGCCTGGGACGAACTCCAGCGCTTGGCCTGA
- a CDS encoding arginine N-succinyltransferase translates to MLVLRDVQKTDLPGLKRLAAVLNTVNLPNNEETLEAIIDKSVKSFAGKVKNPFEREYLFVLEDVRNGLLIGTSMIIAQHGTYEAPHIYYEVSEREHYSASIDRHFRHKVLSIGYNYEGPTEIGGLVVDPPYRATPDKPGKQLSYVRFLFIAMHRRLFRPKVLAELLPPLLPDGRSLLWEACGKKFTGLTYHEADRLSRQNKEFIKELFPSSDVYTSLFPERVQKVLGEVGPNTKGVQRMLERVGFRYVERIDPFDGGPHFEANTSDVTLIRRYRTLKLAEEDFELEGDDVMVAFEHDSGRNRFRSVRCSARLDNQAIYLPAKAKQALGAEPGAKLSVIPFE, encoded by the coding sequence ATGCTCGTCCTGCGCGACGTCCAGAAGACCGATCTGCCGGGCCTCAAGCGCCTGGCTGCCGTGCTCAACACCGTCAACCTGCCCAACAACGAGGAGACGCTCGAGGCGATCATCGACAAGTCGGTGAAGAGCTTCGCGGGGAAGGTGAAGAACCCCTTCGAGCGCGAGTACCTCTTCGTGCTCGAGGACGTGCGCAACGGGCTGCTCATCGGCACGTCGATGATCATCGCGCAGCACGGCACCTACGAGGCGCCGCACATCTACTACGAGGTGAGCGAGCGCGAGCACTACTCGGCGAGCATCGACCGGCACTTCCGGCACAAGGTGCTCTCCATCGGGTACAACTACGAGGGCCCCACGGAGATCGGCGGCCTGGTGGTGGACCCGCCCTACCGCGCGACGCCGGACAAGCCGGGCAAGCAGCTGTCCTACGTGCGCTTCCTCTTCATCGCGATGCACCGGCGGCTGTTCCGCCCCAAGGTGCTCGCGGAGCTGCTGCCGCCGCTGCTCCCGGACGGGCGCAGCCTCTTGTGGGAGGCGTGCGGCAAGAAGTTCACCGGCCTCACCTACCACGAGGCGGACCGGCTCAGCCGGCAGAACAAGGAGTTCATCAAGGAGCTGTTCCCGTCCTCGGACGTGTACACGAGCCTCTTCCCCGAGCGGGTGCAGAAGGTGCTGGGCGAGGTGGGCCCGAACACCAAGGGCGTGCAGCGCATGCTCGAGCGGGTGGGCTTCCGCTACGTGGAGCGCATCGACCCCTTCGACGGCGGGCCGCACTTCGAGGCGAACACCTCCGACGTGACGCTCATCCGCCGCTACCGCACGCTGAAGCTCGCGGAGGAGGACTTCGAGCTGGAGGGCGACGACGTGATGGTGGCCTTCGAGCACGACAGCGGGCGCAACCGCTTCCGCAGCGTGCGCTGCAGCGCGCGCCTGGACAACCAGGCCATCTACCTGCCGGCGAAGGCGAAGCAGGCGCTGGGCGCGGAGCCCGGCGCGAAGCTCAGCGTCATCCCCTTCGAGTAG
- a CDS encoding lasso peptide biosynthesis protein produces the protein MLALLPTLLLLTAVPPPAEARFLFSWRGVPVGTVTLSLEQGGRTFRYRSVHLHTRGDEVGARTQQEVLAVDAQGLLAPGGVHPQALWLWHGPPAPGCIQAREELTGRVGPHCARARGPHAVAGTLLGEPFEAQYAADGELQALQVGTAQFQRVGARLRLQPPPDLFSRGLPIAGGATGALAFSPPWPPPTEPAPPLSAWREGPARALAREVHAALPDKRPSAADFDPAADEGGAGGCLAHALRFARLAAARGQRVALVHGLLALEDGRAYPHAWVRVGLGGGATLDLDPTSLDEVTPDTHLPLALATPGAPARLAGERWLALLAGAHRITRRPGDR, from the coding sequence GTGCTCGCGCTCCTGCCCACCCTCCTGCTCCTCACCGCGGTTCCCCCGCCCGCCGAGGCCCGCTTCCTCTTCAGCTGGCGCGGCGTGCCGGTGGGCACCGTGACCCTCTCCCTGGAGCAGGGCGGGCGCACCTTCCGCTACCGCTCCGTGCACCTGCACACGCGCGGGGACGAGGTCGGCGCGCGCACGCAGCAGGAGGTGCTGGCGGTGGACGCGCAGGGCCTCCTCGCACCGGGCGGCGTGCACCCGCAGGCGCTCTGGCTGTGGCACGGCCCGCCCGCCCCCGGCTGCATCCAGGCGCGCGAGGAGCTCACCGGCCGGGTGGGGCCCCACTGCGCGCGAGCGCGGGGGCCCCACGCCGTCGCGGGCACGCTGCTGGGCGAGCCCTTCGAGGCGCAGTACGCAGCGGACGGCGAGCTGCAGGCGCTGCAGGTGGGCACGGCGCAGTTCCAGCGCGTGGGCGCGCGCCTGCGGCTGCAGCCCCCGCCGGACCTCTTCTCGCGCGGCCTGCCCATCGCGGGCGGCGCCACCGGCGCACTCGCCTTCTCGCCGCCGTGGCCCCCGCCCACCGAGCCCGCCCCACCGCTCAGTGCCTGGCGCGAGGGCCCTGCGCGCGCGCTCGCCCGCGAGGTCCACGCCGCGCTGCCCGACAAGCGTCCCTCGGCCGCGGACTTCGACCCCGCCGCGGACGAGGGGGGCGCGGGGGGCTGCCTCGCCCACGCGCTGCGCTTCGCGCGCCTCGCGGCGGCCCGGGGGCAGCGGGTGGCGCTCGTGCACGGGCTGCTCGCCCTGGAGGACGGGCGCGCCTACCCGCACGCCTGGGTGCGCGTGGGGCTCGGAGGCGGCGCCACCCTGGACCTGGACCCCACCTCGCTCGACGAGGTCACGCCGGACACCCACCTGCCCCTCGCGCTGGCCACCCCCGGGGCCCCCGCGCGCCTCGCCGGCGAGCGCTGGCTCGCCCTGCTCGCAGGCGCGCACCGCATCACGCGCCGCCCGGGGGACCGATAA
- a CDS encoding FBP domain-containing protein has translation MFRLESEQQLLQAFRPRDRRHLEPPRGVSYPLYVPDYFAWTERSGFHVNLVFARPGSREPVGVAFSRDNQADKGLATRVCDWCHAYGSSMDIGMLCVDVSSKHRVGVLLCLDLRCKEKLETSANLAGKSPVQLSHALLERMHRFAREALGLGAA, from the coding sequence ATGTTCCGCCTCGAGTCAGAGCAGCAGCTGCTGCAGGCCTTCCGCCCCCGCGACCGCCGCCACCTGGAGCCGCCGCGCGGCGTGAGCTACCCGCTCTACGTGCCGGACTACTTCGCGTGGACCGAGCGCTCCGGCTTCCACGTGAACCTCGTCTTCGCCCGGCCCGGCAGCCGGGAGCCCGTGGGCGTCGCGTTCAGCCGCGACAACCAGGCGGACAAGGGGCTCGCCACGCGCGTGTGCGACTGGTGCCACGCCTACGGCTCGTCCATGGACATCGGGATGCTCTGCGTGGACGTGAGCAGCAAGCACCGCGTGGGCGTGCTGCTCTGCCTGGACCTGCGCTGCAAGGAGAAGCTGGAGACCAGCGCGAACCTCGCGGGCAAGAGCCCCGTGCAGCTCTCGCACGCGCTGCTCGAGCGCATGCACCGCTTCGCCCGCGAGGCGCTGGGGCTGGGCGCCGCCTAG
- a CDS encoding DedA family protein yields the protein MIEQLDHFMSSVGPFAYLVLALAAMLEYVVPPFPGDSVVLLGGVYAVRGDHPWWGVFLAVLAGSALGLLCNYRIGIWLARRFDRDRSRAFFGLTHAQLESLQDRMRLRGGWLLLINRFLPGIRGAVFIAAGASRMPIRRCLVLGLLSATAHTGLVLWAGYAVGGNLERLTALFNRYQHWVLIAVAGVAVFFVARALVRRSRARRQAS from the coding sequence ATGATCGAGCAACTCGACCACTTCATGTCCTCGGTGGGCCCCTTCGCCTACCTCGTGCTCGCCCTCGCCGCGATGCTCGAGTACGTGGTGCCCCCCTTCCCGGGCGACTCGGTGGTGCTGCTGGGCGGCGTGTACGCGGTGCGCGGGGACCACCCCTGGTGGGGCGTGTTCCTCGCGGTGCTCGCCGGCAGCGCGCTGGGCCTGCTGTGCAACTACCGCATCGGCATCTGGCTCGCGCGCCGCTTCGACCGCGACCGCAGCCGCGCCTTCTTCGGCCTCACCCACGCGCAGCTCGAGTCCCTGCAGGACCGCATGCGGCTGCGCGGCGGCTGGCTGCTGCTGATCAACCGCTTCCTGCCCGGCATCCGGGGCGCGGTGTTCATCGCCGCGGGCGCCTCGCGCATGCCCATCCGGCGCTGCCTCGTGCTCGGCCTGCTCAGCGCCACCGCCCACACCGGCCTCGTGCTCTGGGCGGGCTATGCGGTGGGCGGCAACCTCGAGCGCCTCACCGCGCTCTTCAACCGCTACCAGCACTGGGTGCTCATCGCGGTGGCCGGGGTCGCGGTGTTCTTCGTCGCGCGCGCGCTCGTGCGCCGCAGCCGCGCCCGGCGGCAGGCCTCGTAG
- a CDS encoding inorganic phosphate transporter, protein MLLAAVITIVAVALLFDFINGFHDAANAIATVVSTRVLSPRIAVAWAAFFNFVAAFGGEVKVANTMGKGVLDFELLKAQGSTAVLTVIFAALMGAIVWNLLTWWWGLPSSSSHALAGGMIGAALPAVGVPGLVLSGIGKIAMFIVLSPLIGMVLGTVMMILSTWAVRKSTPMRVDKWFRRLQLVSSAIFSYSHGTNDAQKVMGIIAVVLFGTIWKDKPFHIDWWIIVSCHLAIGLGTYFGGWRIVKTMGHSLTKLQPIGGFCAETGGGVTILALAKLGIPVSTTHTVTGAIVGVGSTRGARAVQWGVAGRIVWAWIFTIPAAALMGFGVYWATRALESLISG, encoded by the coding sequence ATGCTGCTCGCCGCCGTCATCACCATCGTCGCCGTTGCGCTGCTCTTCGACTTCATCAACGGCTTCCATGACGCGGCCAACGCCATCGCCACGGTGGTGTCCACCCGCGTGCTCTCCCCGCGCATCGCGGTCGCCTGGGCGGCCTTCTTCAACTTCGTCGCGGCCTTCGGCGGCGAGGTGAAGGTCGCCAACACCATGGGCAAGGGCGTGCTCGACTTCGAGCTGCTCAAGGCCCAGGGCTCCACCGCGGTCCTCACCGTCATCTTTGCCGCGCTGATGGGCGCCATCGTCTGGAACCTGCTCACCTGGTGGTGGGGCCTGCCCTCCAGCAGCAGCCACGCGCTCGCGGGCGGGATGATCGGCGCCGCGCTCCCGGCCGTCGGCGTGCCCGGGCTCGTGCTCTCGGGCATCGGCAAGATCGCGATGTTCATCGTCCTCTCGCCGCTCATCGGCATGGTGCTCGGCACCGTGATGATGATCCTGTCCACCTGGGCCGTGCGCAAGAGCACCCCCATGCGCGTGGACAAGTGGTTCCGCCGCCTGCAGCTCGTCTCCAGCGCCATCTTCTCCTACAGCCACGGCACCAACGACGCGCAGAAGGTCATGGGCATCATCGCCGTGGTGCTCTTCGGCACCATCTGGAAGGACAAGCCCTTCCACATCGACTGGTGGATCATCGTCTCCTGCCACCTGGCCATCGGCCTGGGCACCTACTTCGGCGGCTGGCGCATCGTGAAGACCATGGGCCACAGCCTCACCAAGCTGCAGCCCATCGGCGGCTTCTGCGCGGAGACCGGCGGCGGCGTCACCATCCTCGCGCTCGCCAAGCTGGGCATCCCCGTCTCCACCACCCACACCGTCACCGGCGCCATCGTCGGCGTGGGCTCCACCCGCGGCGCGCGCGCCGTGCAGTGGGGCGTGGCCGGCCGCATCGTGTGGGCCTGGATCTTCACCATCCCGGCCGCCGCCCTCATGGGCTTCGGCGTCTACTGGGCCACGCGCGCCCTGGAGTCCCTCATCTCGGGCTAG